The Brassica oleracea var. oleracea cultivar TO1000 chromosome C7, BOL, whole genome shotgun sequence sequence AAATTTTACTCTACAACGACAACTAACCTAAAACTGATGGAGTATTATTTTGTAGTTCAAATTTAATAGAATAGATAATAATTGGATTTTCACTCACGAGTAGAGTGATCTCCACAAAGTATTAAAAATTAAAGAGAAATATTCTATCTCTTCTTTACATATATATTGCGTTTACGTCAACAATTTTTTATCTATCACATAAGTTAAAAATTTAAATTTAAGTTCTATCATAAATGTATATTTTTCCATGACTGTCAATTTTCAATAAAATTAAATTAAGAGTAATTTTAAAATTTAATAGTTTACTACTATCAAATAATTGAAAATTTATAGAATACATTGTCATACAATTCTTTCTTAATTATCTATCTTTTTTTTTGCACTGCTTAATTATCTATTTTTATAGATCAGAGTTGGCACTTTTGAATCAATTATCAAGTCTTTTAGAGATTCTGTTTTTTAAGTATGTTCATTAATTTCAAATGGCACAATGATGAAGTAAGCGCCCACAAAAAAAAAAGAGTTGATCTGTTGATGGTTCTTAAAATTTACGTAAATTTATCTCTCGATAACCCCCACATGCTATATTTCTCCTGCTCTTTTCAAAATAATAGTTTCTCTATTTCTTTTTTTTTTGGTCAAAAATAGTTTCTCTATTTCTAAGAAGATATATTTGTAGCATTTTGATATTTGAAGAGAAATTTCCAAAGTATTCGATGTACATTTGATTAATTAATAATGAAAAAATATTTAAAAATATTTACTGAGAACAGTTATATTTTTGAATTGCTATAGTTTTAAATTATTAATGTTTAAGTATACTGTTATGATTAAACATTAATTATTATTTAATATTCGTGAAATTTAAAATTTATATTTGAGAAATAGAGGAACACATGATTGTAGATAGAGATACACATTTACACACTCCTCTACACATGATACAGGGCATCTAATACGGTTACTATATGACTTAACATCATTTTTCATAAACGATAAAGAATCTTCACAAAATTTTATAATATTTTTTTTTCATTGTAATATCTTTTAGTAACTAACTACTCATTAGTGATCGATATCCATCAATTTTCGAAAACAAATTTCCAACATAACCATAGTTACGAGATTTACTATATTAATCATATTTTATGTTAGAGATAACTTTTGATACATTTTCACATATTTACAAACATATTACGTGAATATTGTTTGTATTTTTATTAGAACTGTTAGAAAACAAAAGCATGTTTAGCAATAAATCACATACATTGATTATATTTGATATTATGCTTTTCGCAGCCAACAGAAAATACCAGGAAATTTTGATCTTCTTACTTTGTATGTAAACAGCATTCAATAGTTTCGAGGAATTAAAAGAAAGAAATTATTTTGAGAGAGAAAATAACTTGACTATTACTTGAGCAAAAATAAAATAAAATAAAAAAATAAAAAGAAAAAGAAAACAGCTGTGGTTTACAAGTCATGGACTCGCTATAACTCTCTCTCTCAACTCCCCACTCAATTTTTGCCCTTTTTTTATAATTTCAATTCCAATTTCGTTGCTCTCTCTCTCTCTCTCTCCTATGGAACCGCCGCCGCCTTCTCTCTCCTCCACAGCGGTGGCCTCCACCGTCGTCCCAACAACCACCGTACCCGTTCCTCCTCCTCCTCACGCAACAACCTCTTACCCCGAGTCTCTAGACTCCTCTCCCAGGTCTCGCACCACCGATGGCTGGGACGATCTCAACGCTCCCTCCGCCGTCTCTTCCAAACTCCGTCTCATGTGCAGTTACGGCGGCCATATCCTCCCTCGCCCTCACGATAAATCCCTCTGCTACATGGGCGGCGACACTCGCATCGTCGTCGTGGACCGTAACTCGTCTCTCTCATCCCTCGTCGCTCGTCTCTCCAACAAGCTCCTCGACGGCCGCTCCTTCACGCTCAAGTACCAGCTGCCTAGCGAGGATCTTGATTCGCTCATCTCCGTCACAACCGATGAGGATCTCGAGAACATGATCGAGGAGTACGACCGTACGATCTCCGCCCCCAATTCCACAAAACCCTCGCGGCTCCGTTTGTTTCTGTTCACGTCGAAGCCGGAAGCTACTCAATCGATGGGTCAGATCCTCGAGAGCTCGGCCAAGAGTGACGATTGGTTCCTCAACGCTCTCAACAGCGCTGGGCTCCTCAACAGAGGGTTCTCAGATTCGGATGCTAACGTGAATCGCTTACTGGGCTTGGACGATGGGCTTCGCTCTAGTCCCGGAGATAACGGAGATAATCTTGATTCCAGCGTTAAAGATGACGACGGCTCCGTTAAAAGCGGCAAGCAGCAGCAACAGATCCAGGACCCCCCTCCACCTCAGCTTCCTCAGCAGCAGCAAGGAGGTCAAGATGTGCACAGCATGCCTGATTCTCCGATGCTTGATACGTCCTCCTCCTTCGGGTCAACTTCCTCTTCCCCTTTGCCGGCGAATCTCCCGCCGATTCGTGTCCACGTGGAGGAAGCAGGTGGGGTTAAGGGGATGCAGGATCAGAGGATGGGGATCGAAGAGCAGTTCGCTAGATTCAACGTCGGGAACAAGCAACAGCAGGTCCAGCAGGAGGATGGATTCGCCGCGATCTCGTCACCACCGCCGCCTTTGCCTGTGACGATCTCTCTTCCCGCTGCGCCGGTGAATGCAGCAGCAGCGAATGTCTCGAGTGAGTTCCAGACGAGAGTCTTCTCCGATGATGAGAGATCTGATCACGGCGTCCCGGCTGGATACAGGAAGCCTCCGACTCCACGTTCTCAGCCGCAGAATCTGCCTCCTCAGCAAGTTCATCACGTGAAGTCAAACAGCGGTGGACACGAGCTGCCTTCACCTCATTCCGTATCCAGGTACTCTCCTTTTCCCCCCTCAAATGTATTAACTTTGATGTTGTAGAGCTATACTTGTAAGATTCTGATGTGTTTGTTAATATGACTCAGTGATAGCAGCATGAACAACCCTGTGTATCAGCAACGACCATCTGTGTATCAAGAACCCATGTCTCAGATGCCTTCTGGTACCACTGTAGTTACTGGTATGATCAACCCTGCAGATCCAAACACACTCTTACCTCAGAACCATATGCAGAATCAGGACCCTGGATACATCCTCCACCCCCAGTTCGAGCAACAATCTGCACCATCTCAGCCACAGCAGCAGCAGCAGCAGCAGCAGTTCATACACGCTGCTGCACCACCTCAGTACATTCGTCACCATCCCTCTGGTGGCCTTCCTATGCAGACTTACATCCAGGTTTACCCTTCGCAGCAGCCGCAGTCCTTTCACAGGCAGCCGGGTCAACTGGATCAACAACAGCCTTATCCTGCTGTTTACTATGTCACTACTCCGGCCCCACCTAGGCCTTACAATATGGCTGTGCCACAATCTGGTAGTGTGAGCGAGGCTCCAGGGTCTGTCCATTCTAACCATCCCCAGGCACCGCCTAACTCCATGATGGCTCCACCTCCTAACAGCCAGTTGAGAAGTGTTCCTGGCGGCAAACCTGAGGCTGGGGTTTACACAACGCCACAAGGTATGGCCGGTGCTCAGATGGTTCACCAGATCCCTACAAGCCAGCAGCAGTTCATGGGCTATTCACAGATCCATCACCCACCTCAGTCTGGTTCAGCTGCGATGCCCAGCTACGGATATGAATACGCTGACAATGCTCATAAGCAGATGTTCTACACGCAACCTGTGGGGCACGCACAGTACCAGACAATGACCGGTCCTCCACCTGCCATGGTGTTGCCTGATGGCTCTGCCGCTGCTAAGCTTCCAGCTGAGAACATGACTCAACAGATCCGGAGTTCACAGCCGTTGTGACCTACAAGGCACAAGGAAGATGGAAAACAGTTTTGGAGGAAGAAAATCCCAGTTGGTATTGAAACATAAAATATATAATTACTTTTTCTCTTATTTTTTTTATCAGTTGTTGCTGCGTCAAAAAAGTGTCTGGCTTCATGTTGGTTTCGGTATTTGTGGACTTATGTCAAAAAGTGTTGTGTGAGTAAGTAGAAGGGAGAATAAGGGAGTAATGCTGCTGCTTTTGGAAATTTACATTTATAGTCGATGGATATTGGTGCTTTTCATGGATCTTATATCATATTATTATTATTATCATTCATTTCTCATTGTAAATGACTCGTTTATTTTTCGTAATCATCTCTTGTTATCGCTCTCTTCTTACTTGGTGGAGATTTGAATGCTCTAATATTGTTTAACGACATTCGATATACTGACATGTTTGTAAAACATTTAATATTTGGAAGAATGTATGTCTTCCTCTCCATTGCTTTCAATCTTTTCCATGGGAGCATAAGTACAGATCGGGATCCATGTGTCTGGTCTGGTCTTGGATCCACCATTCACACAACCCTACAACTTCTCAGACAAGGTGTGGGAGAAAAAGGTAGTGACAAAATCGCTGTCTAGCAATCTAGCAACATAACTTTTTCTCCTTTGAAAGAGAGAAAGCATAAGTATCATCACGTAAACACCAAAACCCAACTCTCTATCTCTAACCATACTCTCCGCTCATGATTTTGTATTCTTGCACTAGACTACTCTTTCACTCTCACAAGCAACAGAGAGCCTCACCATAGTTGAGTTGTCACTACTCTCAGATGATGTTATCAAAGAGTCCACCAAGTGGAAATGTTCTGTGATTCAAACCTTTACTGTGATCTTGTGCACCAGAAGCAATGAAGCACTGCTGACCTTGTCCGGATACAAAATCTGAAACTAATATTTATATGGTCAGGTCCCCATCCCTTGCAGTCAGTGATATCAAACCACAAACTGAATCTTGATGGGTTCTTCTTGTCTTCTGTCTCTATCCTGTCTGCAAATAAGTCCTTTTTCTCCTTGACTCTTCTAAAAACTTCAGCCTCAGCTTCAGGCTATAAAATCCTCATCAAAGAGTCCTCTCTTTCCCAACCCACTTCCTCTTATCTGTAGATCACACTAAAAAGCAACAATGGACCAAAACACACCTGCAGAATTTTCTCATGGGTCTTCAAACTTTCATAAATATTACCCACAGACCAAGAAGGGTGGTGGTGGCGTAATTGATCTAGGCCTCAGCCTTAGGACCATTCAACATGAAACTTACCTCCCATCTACTCCAAGTGAGTTTCTTTGCTGCTTTCAAAGTGAATAATAACCATTCGTTCACCCCATCCTTAGTTTACTTAATCCTCCCTTGCTATCTTCAATATCTATTATGTGAATCAAAGTGATAGGTCTGGACGGGTATGGTGAGCTTATAGACTGGTCGCAACGCAGCTATACACAGCTGAAGAGCGAGGAACCGGTAAACCAAAGACTAGCTCAACAATATTACAATGATGGAAAAGAGGGCAGAGGAAAATTGGCTTATTATGTGAAGGTAAATATGGATGGCTCAGTCGTAGGCCGCAAGGTTTGCATACTTAACCAAGGAACCTACTCAACTCTTGCTCTCCAGCTTGACAATATGTTCGGTAAGTTAGTGCTCTTCCAGCTACAAGTATATCTTAAGAATGTCTCACCAATATCAACTTAAATTTGCAGGGATGCAGACCGTGTCGGGACTGAAGTTGTTCCAGGAAGAGTCTGAGTTCTCTTTGGTCTACAGAGACAAAGAAGGTATCTGGAGGAATGTTGGAGATGTTCCATGGAAGTAAGCTAGTCTTATAATTTCTCTATATACAGAACCTTGCGTTTTAACTAAAACCACATTTGTGATTTGCCTGAAACTTGTTAGGGAGTTTGTTGCAAGTGTGAAGCGGATGAGAATCGCAAGAAGAAACAATGCACTTCTTCCCTACTAAAGTTTTTGAAGTCAAAGCCTATCTTTTATCCAAATGAGCTCTCACATCACTTGTGATTCTAGTTTTCAACATCTGTTGTAACAGAAGCTTTTAATTATAAAGAGAGTGACATCTTAATTAACTACAACCAACAATGACATGACAAATAAACAAAACAAAACAACATTAGTCTCATCTCTTAAAACAAGCGTTATGCTCTCTGATCTATGTGCAAATCTCTCAGTCGCCAGCCATTGGTAATCTGTCGAGCGTATCCGAAACGTGCCTCATGGTAGGCCTTTTCTCTGGACTGCTGTTCACACAACTGATTGCAACCTTAAGAACAGCGACAATCTCGTCTTCCTTATCAACCTCAGGTGCCAAAC is a genomic window containing:
- the LOC106301753 gene encoding auxin-responsive protein IAA32, translating into MDQNTPAEFSHGSSNFHKYYPQTKKGGGGVIDLGLSLRTIQHETYLPSTPMIGLDGYGELIDWSQRSYTQLKSEEPVNQRLAQQYYNDGKEGRGKLAYYVKVNMDGSVVGRKVCILNQGTYSTLALQLDNMFGMQTVSGLKLFQEESEFSLVYRDKEGIWRNVGDVPWKEFVASVKRMRIARRNNALLPY
- the LOC106306149 gene encoding chromatin modification-related protein eaf-1; its protein translation is MEPPPPSLSSTAVASTVVPTTTVPVPPPPHATTSYPESLDSSPRSRTTDGWDDLNAPSAVSSKLRLMCSYGGHILPRPHDKSLCYMGGDTRIVVVDRNSSLSSLVARLSNKLLDGRSFTLKYQLPSEDLDSLISVTTDEDLENMIEEYDRTISAPNSTKPSRLRLFLFTSKPEATQSMGQILESSAKSDDWFLNALNSAGLLNRGFSDSDANVNRLLGLDDGLRSSPGDNGDNLDSSVKDDDGSVKSGKQQQQIQDPPPPQLPQQQQGGQDVHSMPDSPMLDTSSSFGSTSSSPLPANLPPIRVHVEEAGGVKGMQDQRMGIEEQFARFNVGNKQQQVQQEDGFAAISSPPPPLPVTISLPAAPVNAAAANVSSEFQTRVFSDDERSDHGVPAGYRKPPTPRSQPQNLPPQQVHHVKSNSGGHELPSPHSVSSDSSMNNPVYQQRPSVYQEPMSQMPSGTTVVTGMINPADPNTLLPQNHMQNQDPGYILHPQFEQQSAPSQPQQQQQQQQFIHAAAPPQYIRHHPSGGLPMQTYIQVYPSQQPQSFHRQPGQLDQQQPYPAVYYVTTPAPPRPYNMAVPQSGSVSEAPGSVHSNHPQAPPNSMMAPPPNSQLRSVPGGKPEAGVYTTPQGMAGAQMVHQIPTSQQQFMGYSQIHHPPQSGSAAMPSYGYEYADNAHKQMFYTQPVGHAQYQTMTGPPPAMVLPDGSAAAKLPAENMTQQIRSSQPL